A single genomic interval of Amblyraja radiata isolate CabotCenter1 chromosome 3, sAmbRad1.1.pri, whole genome shotgun sequence harbors:
- the rgmb gene encoding RGM domain family member B isoform X1: MVLPLRPLWVLPSNKALLVAPLTLSPLLKRGLHKREAFCSQIYFSKQFAPNYSGTKNAGGVWCRGERVISRETLVTRSRRGSCNCYPFLVEYLRNSLQPEWTGMGETGFYYPGAERPTTAFTFLLLFISTFANTGHCQQQYQCRIQKCTTDFVALTSHLNAALNAFASEFCIALRAYALCTGRTAKACRGNLAFHSAMLGISDLMSQRNCSREGPTSIAAQDLVPINHNMGFCDYDNRGHRAAAGIELQAARRRYVFCGLFGDPHLRTFRDHFQTCKVEGAWPLIDNDYLSVQVTNVPVVQGSSATATNKITIIFKTYHDCTDQKVYQAMTDDLPAAFIDGTTVGNGWMKTLWIVEKANGKHVEVHAKYIGMTVIVRQVGRYLTFALRMPEELALNENDSQGLQLCARGCPMNERIDEGGHLPLLANSQNHPLLPQVQPKGAYTLERATAKCHEKIQVKDVYFHSCVFDLLTTGDVNFTTAAYSALQDLEALHPKRELWHIFPRGSSVAQNNNVLFNIYVGLVSFVVIVFL; the protein is encoded by the exons ATGGTGCTCCCGCTGCGCCCCCTGTGGGTGCTGCCGTCAAACAAAGCGCTGCTGGTCGCTCCACTCACTCTCAGCCCATTACTCAAGCGTGGTTTGCACAAGCGTGAAGCATTTTGCAGCCAAATTTACTTTAGCAAGCAATTTGCACCAAATTACAGCGGCACAAAGAACGCGGGGGGGGTTTGGtgcagaggagagagagtgatCTCCCGAGAAACGCTTGTCACTCG GTCGAGGAGAGGTTCCTGCAACTGCTACCCCTTCTTGGTGGAGTATTTGAGAAACTCATTGCAACCTGAATGGACGGGCATGGGGGAAACAGGCTTTTACTACCCTGGGGCTGAGCGCCCGACCACAGCCTTCACCTTCTTGCTGCTTTTCATTTCGACGTTTGCCAATACAG GGCACTGCCAGCAGCAGTATCAGTGCAGGATCCAGAAGTGCACGACTGACTTTGTGGCTCTCACGTCGCATCTGAACGCCGCTCTTAATGCTTTCGCTTCCGAGTTCTGCATCGCCCTGCGGGCTTATGCCCTGTGCACGGGGCGGACGGCCAAAGCCTGCAGAGGCAACCTGGCCTTCCACTCGGCAATGCTGGGCATCAGCGACCTGATGAGCCAGAGGAACTGTTCCCGCGAAGGGCCCACGTCGATCGCAGCCCAGGACCTGGTGCCCATCAATCACAACATGGGCTTCTGCGACTACGACAACCGGGGCCACCGCGCTGCAGCGGGCATCGAGCTCCAGGCTGCCCGCCGCCGCTACGTCTTCTGCGGCTTGTTTGGCGACCCGCATCTCAGGACTTTCAGGGATCACTTTCAGACTTGCAAAGTGGAAGGAGCCTGGCCCCTGATTGACAACGACTACTTGTCAGTGCAAGTAACCAATGTCCCTGTTGTGCAGGGATCCAGCGCTACAGCCACCAATAAG ATAACCATTATATTCAAAACCTATCATGACTGTACAGATCAAAAGGTTTACCAGGCAATGACAGATGATCTCCCCGCAGCGTTCATAGACGGTACAACAGTGGGGAATGGTTGGATGAAGACTCTGTGGATAGTAGAGAAAGCCAATGGGAAACATGTGGAGGTGCACGCAAAATATATAGGAATGACTGTCATTGTGCGGCAAGTGGGGCGTTACTTAACATTTGCATTGAGGATGCCTGAGGAATTGGCACTGAATGAAAATGACAGCCAGGGACTACAGCTTTGTGCTCGTGGCTGCCCGATGAATGAACGCATTGATGAAGGTGGTCATCTCCCTCTTCTGGCCAATAGTCAAAACCATCCACTTCTTCCCCAGGTCCAACCAAAAGGTGCTTACACATTGGAACGTGCAACGGCTAAATGCCATGAAAAAATCCAAGTAAAGGATGTCTATTTTCATTCCTGTGTTTTTGACCTTCTGACAACAGGTGATGTAAACTTTACAACAGcagcttacagtgccctccaagaCTTGGAGGCACTGCACCCGAAGAGAGAGCTGTGGC
- the rgmb gene encoding RGM domain family member B isoform X2, whose translation MGETGFYYPGAERPTTAFTFLLLFISTFANTGHCQQQYQCRIQKCTTDFVALTSHLNAALNAFASEFCIALRAYALCTGRTAKACRGNLAFHSAMLGISDLMSQRNCSREGPTSIAAQDLVPINHNMGFCDYDNRGHRAAAGIELQAARRRYVFCGLFGDPHLRTFRDHFQTCKVEGAWPLIDNDYLSVQVTNVPVVQGSSATATNKITIIFKTYHDCTDQKVYQAMTDDLPAAFIDGTTVGNGWMKTLWIVEKANGKHVEVHAKYIGMTVIVRQVGRYLTFALRMPEELALNENDSQGLQLCARGCPMNERIDEGGHLPLLANSQNHPLLPQVQPKGAYTLERATAKCHEKIQVKDVYFHSCVFDLLTTGDVNFTTAAYSALQDLEALHPKRELWHIFPRGSSVAQNNNVLFNIYVGLVSFVVIVFL comes from the exons ATGGGGGAAACAGGCTTTTACTACCCTGGGGCTGAGCGCCCGACCACAGCCTTCACCTTCTTGCTGCTTTTCATTTCGACGTTTGCCAATACAG GGCACTGCCAGCAGCAGTATCAGTGCAGGATCCAGAAGTGCACGACTGACTTTGTGGCTCTCACGTCGCATCTGAACGCCGCTCTTAATGCTTTCGCTTCCGAGTTCTGCATCGCCCTGCGGGCTTATGCCCTGTGCACGGGGCGGACGGCCAAAGCCTGCAGAGGCAACCTGGCCTTCCACTCGGCAATGCTGGGCATCAGCGACCTGATGAGCCAGAGGAACTGTTCCCGCGAAGGGCCCACGTCGATCGCAGCCCAGGACCTGGTGCCCATCAATCACAACATGGGCTTCTGCGACTACGACAACCGGGGCCACCGCGCTGCAGCGGGCATCGAGCTCCAGGCTGCCCGCCGCCGCTACGTCTTCTGCGGCTTGTTTGGCGACCCGCATCTCAGGACTTTCAGGGATCACTTTCAGACTTGCAAAGTGGAAGGAGCCTGGCCCCTGATTGACAACGACTACTTGTCAGTGCAAGTAACCAATGTCCCTGTTGTGCAGGGATCCAGCGCTACAGCCACCAATAAG ATAACCATTATATTCAAAACCTATCATGACTGTACAGATCAAAAGGTTTACCAGGCAATGACAGATGATCTCCCCGCAGCGTTCATAGACGGTACAACAGTGGGGAATGGTTGGATGAAGACTCTGTGGATAGTAGAGAAAGCCAATGGGAAACATGTGGAGGTGCACGCAAAATATATAGGAATGACTGTCATTGTGCGGCAAGTGGGGCGTTACTTAACATTTGCATTGAGGATGCCTGAGGAATTGGCACTGAATGAAAATGACAGCCAGGGACTACAGCTTTGTGCTCGTGGCTGCCCGATGAATGAACGCATTGATGAAGGTGGTCATCTCCCTCTTCTGGCCAATAGTCAAAACCATCCACTTCTTCCCCAGGTCCAACCAAAAGGTGCTTACACATTGGAACGTGCAACGGCTAAATGCCATGAAAAAATCCAAGTAAAGGATGTCTATTTTCATTCCTGTGTTTTTGACCTTCTGACAACAGGTGATGTAAACTTTACAACAGcagcttacagtgccctccaagaCTTGGAGGCACTGCACCCGAAGAGAGAGCTGTGGC